From a region of the Babylonia areolata isolate BAREFJ2019XMU chromosome 21, ASM4173473v1, whole genome shotgun sequence genome:
- the LOC143296236 gene encoding adipocyte plasma membrane-associated protein-like gives MREERRDAELVAQASHGWNAFFFAFGAAGILLGVILALLPSPIQPVAFSLPPPPALSGPLALNEKLSQAERVFENQVVGPESIVRDGEYIYTGTADGRIVSIYRGEVSNLAILGKGENCGSSGEETKCGRPYGMRLDKEGYLLVADAYLGIFRVNVATGAAVQLLSSQDALAGKVSRFFNDVEEGEGGVLYFSQSSTRWDRQHHKYLILEADMTGRLLSYDPKTEEVRELMDGLAFANGLTLSTERSHVLVAETIKARIMRYYIKGPRQGQSDVFADNLPGWPDNIRRSGRGTYWVGFASVRHAGQFSLLDFAASRPWVRSLLTKMIPQEVMTSLIPKHGLVVELDKDGNILRSLHDPQGHHVPAVSEAMERDGVLHLGSYYLPYMSRVYLKRK, from the exons ATGCGTGAGGAACGAAGAGATGCAGAACTTGTTGCTCAGGCATCTCATGG GTGGAATGCATTCTTCTTTGCTTTTGGGGCAGCAGGCATACTGCTGGGAGTCATTCTGGCACTTTTGCCTTCCCCCATCCAGCCAGTGGCCTTCAG CCTGCCTCCTCCCCCAGCACTGAGTGGACCTCTGGCCCTCAATGAGAAACTGTCACAGGCAGAGAGAGTCTTTGAGAATCAGGTGGTGGGTCCGGAATCCATTGTGAGAGATGGAG AATACATCTACACTGGCACAGCAGACGGTCGAATTGTCAGCATCTATAGAGGGGAAGTAAGCAATCTGGCTATTCTGGGCAAGGGAGAAAACTGTG GCAGCAGTGGAGAGGAAACCAAGTGTGGGCGGCCATATGGCATGCGGCTGGACAAGGAGGGATACCTGCTGGTTGCAGATGCTTACCTGGGCATCTTCCGTGTGAACGTAGCCACAG GGGCTGCTGTCCAGCTGCTGTCATCCCAGGATGCTCTGGCGGGCAAAGTCAGCAGGTTCTTCAATgacgtggaggagggggaggggggtgtgctgTACTTCAGCCAGTCCAGCACCAGGTGGGACCGACAGCACCACAAGTACCTGATCCTGGAGGCCGACATGACTGGCAG GTTGCTGTCCTACGACCCCAAAACCGAGGAGGTGAGGGAACTGATGGATGGGCTTGCCTTTGCCAACGGTCTGACGTTGTCCACAGAGAGATCCCACGTGCTGGTGGCAGAGACGATCAAGGCCAGGATCATGCG GTACTACATCAAAGGCCCTCGCCAAGGGCAGTCTGACGTGTTCGCTGACAACCTGCCCGGGTGGCCTGACAACATCCGGCGTTCCGGTCGGGGCACGTACTGGGTGGGGTTTGCCAGCGTCCGTCATGCTGGTCAGTTCTCCCTGCTGGACTTTGCTGCGTCCAGGCCTTGGGTGCGATCCCTTCTCACCAAG ATGATACCCCAGGAGGTCATGACCTCTTTGATCCCCAAACACGGTCTGGTGGTGGAGCTTGACAAGGATGGGAACATCCTCCGCTCCTTGCACGACCCCCAAGGTCACCACGTTCCCGCCGTCTCTGAGgccatggagagagatggggtccTCCACCTGGGCTCCTATTACCTCCCCTACATGAGTCGTGTCTACCTGAAGAGGAAATGA